In the genome of Candidatus Korarchaeota archaeon NZ13-K, the window CACATCGTCGGGCACGAGCCTTCCCTCATCCATGTACCCCTTTATCAGTTTCCCCAGCTCCGATCCCGACCTTATCTCCTCCTTCAGGAGATCGCTCATCACTATCCGAGGGATCCCGAGGGCCTCCGCCAGGAACTCCCCCTGCGTGCCCTTTCCGGCACCCGGTTTGCCCAGAAGCACTATCCTCAAAGCCGACACCCCGGAGCCGGGGGGTGATAGTTTAAAAGGTCGATTAGGGCGGTGGCCAGAGGCTTATGCCCCCGGACGTGGTAGAGGATGAGGGCATGTTCAACCTCCTCATGGAGCTCGTGAGGGTGGATACGAGCGCGATAGGGAGGAGGAACTACCGGAGGGTTGTCGAGCTCATCAGGAATGAGGCGGAGGCCCTTGGGATGAGAACACACGTCCAGGTGATCAGGGATGAGAGGGGTGAGCTCCCCAGCCTGATAGCTTGGAAGGACCTGGGTGCCGATAGGAACCTCCTGCTCCTCTCCCACTACGACGTGGTCCCCGCCACGGGACCTTGGATCCTGGATGGAGTTGAATTCGATCCATTCGATCCCAGGAGGGTTAACGGAAGGATATACGGTAGGGGAGCGGCTGACGACAAGTCCGCCATAGCCCTGAGCCTCTCGGCCTGCGGGAGGGTGATCAGGAGGGGGAAGGCCAGGTACAATCCCATCTTAGCTGTCGTGGGGGATGAGGAGGTCGGGGGAACTGGCGTCGTCGCCCTGGCTGAGGGAGGACTGAGGGAGGCCGGTGTTGAGCCCGATGCCGTCATAGTGATAGATGCCGCCCCGGACTTCGTTGGGATCGGGGCCAGCGGCGTCATAAATGGGGATCTTATCATCAGGGGAAGGGGAGGTCACGCCGGAAGACCCTTCGCCGCCAGGAATCCAGTTCACCTCGCTATAAGGTTGGCGGATGAGCTTCTCACGGGCTTCTCGCAGAATCACGCCTCCAGGCTTTCCAAGATACCCTCGCCCCCGGGGTCCCCCGTGCCCAGGCTCTGGGGCAGGTTCAGCATAACGATCATGGAGGCGGGAACGCAGCACAACGTGATCCCGAGCGAGGCCAGGCTCGGCTTCGACATAAGATTCATCCCTGATGAGGGGAAGGAGGAGGTTATAGAGAGGTTCAGGGCCGCAGTGGCGGCCGCGGCCTGCAAGATAGGGGCTGATGTCGATGTCAGGATAAAGGAGACGCTGAATCCGGGGTGGATGACGGACCCGAGCGATGATTTCGTCAGGGAGGTGCTCGACAGTTACGAGAGGCACTTCGGATCCAGGGCGATAGCGGGCTCCCTCGGGGGAAATGATGGCTTCGTGTTCGCCAATAAGGGGATCCCGACGGTTTCCCTGGGAACCATAGAGCTCGAGAGCAACGCCCACGGTGATCTGGAGAACGTGAGGGAGAGCCTCGTCGTTGCCATGAGGGACACCCTGGTCGACCTGATGTCGCTCACCTTATGATGAACCTGGGCGGGGATATCCACTCGCTCCCGCAGCTGGGGCACCTGCTCGGCTTCCTGGGCTTCCTCAGGTCCCTGAAGACGTATCCGCACTTCCTGCACTGGGGAGGCTCCATCAGCAGCGTCTTCCCGTACTTGGCCCTCACGGTCCTGGCCACGTGCTCCAGATGCTCATATATCTCCCTGGACTCGCTGGGATCCATCTCGAGGTGCCTCGCTATATCATCAACTGACATTGGCTCCGATGAGGCCATGAGGACCTCTATTATCCTCTCCCTCTGGCTCAAGGTGGCACCACCAGCATCGATGATCTCCCTTTTTAACCTCATCACCCAGGGATCCCCGTGAGCCTGAGGGAGGAGAAGGAGAGGGTAAGGAGGCTTGTTTGGAGGCTGATGGAGGAGAGGGGAGTGGCCCGTTTTCCTAAACCTATAGAGGGCAGGATACCGAACTTCGTGGGTGCCGAGGAGGCTGCCAGGAGGCTGAGCCTTCAGAGGGAGTGGAGGGAGGCCCAAGTGATATTCGTGAACCCCGACTCCCCTCAGAGGCATGTCAGGTACCTCGGGCTCTCTCAAGGTAAGCTGATAGTGATGGCCACCCCGAGGCTGAGGGAGGGATTCCTCCTCCTCGATCCTAAGGAGATACCTGTATGGAGATACTCAGAGGCCTCCACGATAGCTGGCTCATTCAAGCACGGGAGGAGGATAGGGCTGGATGTCCCCAAGATAGACCTCAAGGTCACCGGATCGGTCGCCGTGGACCCGAGGGGAGGGAGGGTTGGCAAGGGCCACGGCTACTCCGACCTGGAGTACGGGATATTGGGGGAGGTGGGAGCCATATCCCGCAGCACCCCGGTGGCGACGACCGTTCACGACCTTCAGATCCTGGAGGAGGTTCCCATGGAGCGCCAGGACATGCCCGTCAACCTGATAGTAACCCCCACCAGCGTTCTCAGGACGGATCGCCGCGGCGAGCCCAGGATCCTCTGGGAGCTGGTGACCCCGGAGCTTGAGGAGGAGATACCCTTACTTGGGGAGCTCAGGAGGAAACTTCCTGAGAGGAGATAGGGCTTCGTAGGGGCTCTTGAGCACCATGAGCGTGTGGGTCCTCTCAACGTCCGGATGCCTGGCCAGCTCCGATATCAGGAACCTGGTGAGCTCGTCCATGTCCCTGGCCCTCACCTTCAGAAGGACATCGTAATCCCCTGTTATTATGTGAGCCTCCTCTATCCAGGGCAGATCCGGCCTGCTCTCCGACTCCCTCCCTATCTCCTCTATGAATATCTCCTGATTTGACTTATCCTGCTCCGGCTTCCTCCTCCTTATCTGAACCAGGACGAAGGCCGTTATCTGATACCCTATCTTCCTGTGATCCAGTAGGGCCGTGAACCCCCTTATGAGACCGGATTCCACGAGCCTCCTTATCCTGGAATCCAAAGTCGTCCTGGGGACGCCAAGCCTCTTCGAGAGGTCGCTTACAGTCGCCCTGCCATCCCTCACGAGCTCATCCATGACCCTGATGTCCAGCTCATCCATCCCGCTATGACTGGGGAGGAAAGTAATAAGGTTCACCTGCTCGGAGGGGCCCGGGCACCTCGCCCGGCCGCCCCAGCCAGCCCAGCTTCCAGCTGTCACGCGCGAGGGGCCACTGCGGAGGGCCGGCGAAGGCGCTAGTCGAATCCTAGGATCGATCCGATCAGATGGATCAGGGATGAGAGTAGGAAGGCAACTGAGAGCTCCATTAGTACAGCTATCAACACGTATTTGACCCTTCTGAGCTCAGATAGTATCGTTGAGAGCGTCGCCACGCATGGGACGTAGAAGCTCATCAGGAGGGCCAGCGATGCTGCCCTGAGCGGTGTCATCCCCATGGCCCTTATCGCGGCCACGGGATCGGGTGTTCCTGAGAGCGAGGAGAACACAACCAAAAGTCCTTCCTTCGCCACAAAACCGGCTTCCAGGGCCAGGGCTATCCTCCAGTCGTTCAGGCCGGCCGGTGAGAGGGCTGGGGCTAAGAGGCCGCCGATCATCGAGGCGAAGCTCCCTGACAGGTCGCCTGAGTAGCCTGCCGGTCCCGTGTTCAGGGCCAGCCATGTGAGCGCGCCCACCAGGACTATTATGAGGCCCGCCTTCCTGAGGAAGTGGAGCGTGTTCGCCTTCGCGTACCACCAGACCACCCTCATGCTCGGGACGTGGTAGGGAGGGAGCTCCATCAGCAGCTCCGGCGCCCCCCTGGATCCGAAGAGGATCAGCCTGAGCAACTTGGACGATATCAGGAACATCAGGATCCCGATCAGGTATATCGAGAGCATGAGGGATGCCTGAAGCAGAGGTTCGGGGAAGGCAGCGGCAGCTATCGCCACAAGCACTATCAGCCTGGCCTGGCACGGGATGAAGGGTTCAGTCATGCCCACCAGGATCCTCTCCTCCTCATCCTCCAGGCCCCTGGTGGCCACCACGGCGGGGACGCTGCACCCCAGGCCCACGGCCGCTGGGAAGAAGGACCTCCCGCTGAGACCGAACCTCCTGAAGAAGCTGTCCAGGGAGGTGGCAGCCCTAGGGAATACACCGCTGTCCTGAAGGGCCCCAAGGATCATGTAGGTTATCAGGAGGAGCGGTATGAATGACAGAAGGGTCCCAAGGCTGCCCAGGATTCCCTCGGATATGAGCCCGACGGAGAAGTCGTCCAGGCCCAGCGAGCGGAGCGTGGATGCTAATAGGGAGGAGAGGGTATCGAAGAGGGATCCCAGGAGACCTGTCAAGCTGTAGCTCTCCATCAGATCCGCTAGATCCCCCAATCCCATGGCCCTCATGATGATATTAGCCGGGAATCCCGTGTTAAGGGTGAATATCATGAGGAAGGTTGCCATTATGAGCGAGATCGATGCCAGGGGCCCAGCCATGGGGTGCAGCAACAGGGAGTCGAGGGCCTCCTCCAGGGAGGGGCTTGAGAGGCCAACCCTCCTGACGTTCTCCCTAAGCAGCTCCTCTATCAACTCGTACCTTGAGGATATCGTCAGGCTCTCCGGATCAGCCGCCAGCTCCCTTCTGGCTTCCTCCCTCAGCCTCAGCGCCTCATCAGCCACTCCAGGATTCTCCCTAGAGATCTCCTCGAGGAGCGCATCGTCCCCCTCCAGCAGCCTGACCGCGGCCCACCTGGTCGGGTATCCCTCGAGCCCCCCCTCCCTGAGCACCCTCTCCAGCCTCGCTATGAACCTCTCGAGCCCATCGTAGTCCACACGGAGGGGCTCCTTCCTCCCAGACCTCCCCTCGGCCACTTCCATGACGGCCCTCAGCAGCTTCCCTATCCCGATCCCCTTGAGGGCCGATATAGGGACCACGGGGACCCCAAGCCTCCCCTCCAATCCCTCAGCGTTTACGTGTATCCCCCTCTTCTCAGCGGCGTCCATCATGTTCAGGGCGATCACCACCCTGCCGTAGAGCTCCAATGCGCTCACCGCCAGATACAGGGATTTCTCGAGGGATGTGGCATCCACCACGAGTATGAGGGCATCTGGCCTCTCCCTGATGATGAAATCCCTCGCTATCCTCTCCC includes:
- a CDS encoding 5-formyltetrahydrofolate cyclo-ligase; amino-acid sequence: MSLREEKERVRRLVWRLMEERGVARFPKPIEGRIPNFVGAEEAARRLSLQREWREAQVIFVNPDSPQRHVRYLGLSQGKLIVMATPRLREGFLLLDPKEIPVWRYSEASTIAGSFKHGRRIGLDVPKIDLKVTGSVAVDPRGGRVGKGHGYSDLEYGILGEVGAISRSTPVATTVHDLQILEEVPMERQDMPVNLIVTPTSVLRTDRRGEPRILWELVTPELEEEIPLLGELRRKLPERR
- a CDS encoding transcriptional regulator, producing MRLKREIIDAGGATLSQRERIIEVLMASSEPMSVDDIARHLEMDPSESREIYEHLEHVARTVRAKYGKTLLMEPPQCRKCGYVFRDLRKPRKPSRCPSCGSEWISPPRFIIR
- a CDS encoding Lrp/AsnC family transcriptional regulator, translating into MDELDIRVMDELVRDGRATVSDLSKRLGVPRTTLDSRIRRLVESGLIRGFTALLDHRKIGYQITAFVLVQIRRRKPEQDKSNQEIFIEEIGRESESRPDLPWIEEAHIITGDYDVLLKVRARDMDELTRFLISELARHPDVERTHTLMVLKSPYEALSPLRKFPPELPK
- the feoB gene encoding ferrous iron transport protein B; the protein is MRELLIGLAGSPNVGKSTLFNRMTGGNVHVANWAGVTLQRFEGVLTHGGVRLRIVDLPGIYSLSARDPGERIARDFIIRERPDALILVVDATSLEKSLYLAVSALELYGRVVIALNMMDAAEKRGIHVNAEGLEGRLGVPVVPISALKGIGIGKLLRAVMEVAEGRSGRKEPLRVDYDGLERFIARLERVLREGGLEGYPTRWAAVRLLEGDDALLEEISRENPGVADEALRLREEARRELAADPESLTISSRYELIEELLRENVRRVGLSSPSLEEALDSLLLHPMAGPLASISLIMATFLMIFTLNTGFPANIIMRAMGLGDLADLMESYSLTGLLGSLFDTLSSLLASTLRSLGLDDFSVGLISEGILGSLGTLLSFIPLLLITYMILGALQDSGVFPRAATSLDSFFRRFGLSGRSFFPAAVGLGCSVPAVVATRGLEDEEERILVGMTEPFIPCQARLIVLVAIAAAAFPEPLLQASLMLSIYLIGILMFLISSKLLRLILFGSRGAPELLMELPPYHVPSMRVVWWYAKANTLHFLRKAGLIIVLVGALTWLALNTGPAGYSGDLSGSFASMIGGLLAPALSPAGLNDWRIALALEAGFVAKEGLLVVFSSLSGTPDPVAAIRAMGMTPLRAASLALLMSFYVPCVATLSTILSELRRVKYVLIAVLMELSVAFLLSSLIHLIGSILGFD
- a CDS encoding M20/M25/M40 family metallo-hydrolase; this encodes MPPDVVEDEGMFNLLMELVRVDTSAIGRRNYRRVVELIRNEAEALGMRTHVQVIRDERGELPSLIAWKDLGADRNLLLLSHYDVVPATGPWILDGVEFDPFDPRRVNGRIYGRGAADDKSAIALSLSACGRVIRRGKARYNPILAVVGDEEVGGTGVVALAEGGLREAGVEPDAVIVIDAAPDFVGIGASGVINGDLIIRGRGGHAGRPFAARNPVHLAIRLADELLTGFSQNHASRLSKIPSPPGSPVPRLWGRFSITIMEAGTQHNVIPSEARLGFDIRFIPDEGKEEVIERFRAAVAAAACKIGADVDVRIKETLNPGWMTDPSDDFVREVLDSYERHFGSRAIAGSLGGNDGFVFANKGIPTVSLGTIELESNAHGDLENVRESLVVAMRDTLVDLMSLTL